Genomic DNA from Pungitius pungitius chromosome 12, fPunPun2.1, whole genome shotgun sequence:
ACATTTGACAACCTTCTGTACAGCCGTGGCGTAGAATCATCCACAATGGTggcactttgaaaaaaaattctGCAAGTCGGTATTAGAAGTTAGCACTTTAAGACCAAAAGAGAACGTGTCCAAAAACACTGGTTTATAGTGATtctaaaatcaaacaaaccaagTCATAGAATAGCATGTAAAAGTAATACATTCAAGACCGTCGGGGAAAAAGTATTTAGTTAAAATAAGTAATAgtcaaagttaaatgttttatgtGGAAGAAACCATGATAAAGCATATATAGTagttagggccgggactcgattaaaaatattaatctaattagagggtTTGTaataattaattgaaattaatcgcattttaactgcataaatatttgacctaagaatagtgagaagtaatttttttcacatggatttttatttttgttcaaccaattccagcagacaagtgtagaaatagcatatttagaaatatagtactttcagaaattcaggtagcctataggtaagtagaccttctgtaaactaggtttttttaagtagaccaatactttcaagtacattcagaacattggtttaaggaccagggtaacttagtccacgtctgaaaaaataaccagtcatctggtttaatcgtaattaacgcgctaaattcccggccctaattttaaattaaacaaacagtgacactgtgaatcatcgtgagttctggtgtctctagtggaatcaaagctgaccttcctgatccacatttgggatttgattctctctcctcaaggtgccgtgtgtcaaacgtgtttatttcttccgggatttattctccactcagctgaggaggaccctcagactggtttagctccataggggagtcggtatggatcctctcaattcacacgcgggcatcagcacacatgtcgaaaaaagtgaaataaggatcacagcataaaagtagtgaaatcaactagggctttattagaaatgccattatatgactttacttgacctgcaattatattataacggtatggaacggttgtggattccagcctgagaatctatgagaattgaggttggattcaaaagcatcaacaggtgtgtggtggaacagtgcagggagatagcaggaaggctgaagtgtggaggatcctcagttcaaacctggtctctcagaaggagggtttggttgcagtcagggcttcaaactgtaaactttgaaacagttttgaggtttagtaaacaatcccaaggtctaatatgagaaacggacacaatgaggcatgtgcttgaatagcacaagggaacaactgaagggctgcaggctccaacctgctgtctgaggttgtgggttcattccccttcatgcagacatcaattctgctttgaaagaggtttgagtagcaatctcaaggttaaatacaacaaacaaagggttggtcaGTGTCTGGTGatttagcacagcggaagagctcctgccacaagcctgcactgcattgcatttgaaggttttgggttcaagcccagtcttgggtttgatcCTTTGGccttacttcaggtttgagtagcaatctcaaggttaaatacaacaaacaaagggctgattagtgTGCGGTGAAATAGCACATTGGAAGAGCTGCTGTCATaggcccctgcactgcacttgaaggttgtgggttcaagcccagatgtggaaatagtatttataagagttttaaagtttaactcacatgctcaaggttaaataggagaatcaaagtccccaaaatgtgaccaggactggtagtgtaggggtgagtgcagggtgccaaaatcctctgtgcgcaccgccagtgggttcaaatcccacccgccaagtcttgagcacactactgtggaggtagtagtgggggcattgtgcccactggttgtttcagagaagtgaacccaaggggttatgcagaaacacaaggcgtgttcacttgagttatgatggcattgtcaagaatgatgaagaatcttttggatgaattgactaaatttgatgttaattgctttgcttttagcacttgcCATGCTACATTAGCCAcgctacatagcctatagggttccacctttttgacaggagagaaggatgagtcagtaaagatcatgaaacttattacagcctctgagggcctttttcaagACACATGTTCatgtcacatgtttgtctacttcagggcatcctgtggacaaccataaactgacagtctggcacagggtgtagatttgtttaccctttttagtgcatccaccctccaattctctgttacattcaaattcaactcacttgtgcctttaccaatgcaggaaggatgaatagcatggttgatcctccaagatgcaccaatccgtctctggggcaatatcccattatgattttttataaatgtcagttacccaaaactaaaaaaggatttaggaagagccaccatgtcccttgagggttgaacccagataaggtttaaagtacagacatttggggcatttggcattagtgacagggacgtgtaggttgctccatctaagatccttccagtcatgtcatgggaaaaaaaatattgtgaaaaaagtcaaaatatgtagggtcaaaaaatgtcacagaaaagattttttttaaataataggtaaaaaattattagtCCAAGATAACACTGAGGATCCTTTAATATCTGTTTCACTTCCGGGACACAGCACAGATGTGACGTCACCAGGCGGAAATCAAAGATGGCCGACAGCAAGCCTCAAACTGCTCAAGTTAGCGCAAAGCGTGTGTTAACCCGGAGAACCTCTTAGACGTTGCTGCAAGTATTTTGACTTGGTGGTACACCTTTCTACCTTTGGGTTCGTCTCCCACATGAATTGGAGGTTCAAGTTGGCTTTGTTCGTCTGTAACGGACTCACTAAATTGGACAATAGTCCGCCGCGTTAGCCGCGTTAGCCGGCGGAGCAgcgcctgcatttgtttttgtctggaGGGTGTGATCTAACATCGAGAAGCCTTTTTACTTCACCTTTTTCTTTAGCGAATTGGACTGTAACTTTTCACCTGGACTGCGTCTGTTTGTACCGCGGGTGGGATCCAGCTCGCGGTGTTGTTCATCCGAGGCCAACTTGGCAACAAAGCCGCACTTTGCGGACAACGGACCCGACTCGACTCGAGCCTCCGGACCACCGAGCAGCATGGATCCGAAGCGCGAACGCTGCAAAGCTCaggcgagcagcagcagcagcagcagcagcgactcGAGCTGCGGCAGCCCGGCGTCCCCCTCCGGCAGCCCGGCTCCGGGGACCGGAAGCCTCGCGGCGGGGCCCGCGGGCAACGCGTTCGCCAACGACGGCAGCTTCATGGAGATGTtcaagaagaagatggaggctGAGGCGAAGAGGAAAAAAGATACGCAGCAAACTGGTGGCGAGGCGAGAGCCACCGAGCAAGGACAGACACCCGTGGAAAAGAAGCCCCCTCCCGTGACCAGCTTTGTAAGGGGTTTGGCAGTTGTAAGATGAGATAGCAGTATTCCAGCAAGCATCCAAAGCGGTGCTCTGACGTCTAAAGTTACTACATCCTGAAATAATGGCCAATACTTCAGTAGTGTTTGCATTTTGGCTATTTTGTAGACCAGCGACCACTAGGGATGCTCCTTCTTACTGGAGGTGGTTTCTCCGGTGGTGGCGTGTAGACCTCCTGCTCTGGTGTAGTCTCCTTCTTTGACAGTCCATCTGCAGGGGCTCCTGTAACGGTTTCAGTCTTCTATCCCCTAACCCAGGTGGGAAAGCGCAGAGGCGGCGTGTTCCTAAAGACCGGCATGGTTGCAAAGAAGCAGAAAGACGAAACCGAAGTGAGTgcagatgttgtgtgtgtgtgtgtcgatttAGAGTTTTGGTTTCTTAAGGTGTACCTGCTGACTTTAATCACCTTGCATTTCCTCTCCCGCAGAGCAAGCCGGGCAAGAGCGATGCCTGGTCAAAGTATATGGCCGAGGTAAAAAAGTACAAAGCCCACGAGTGTGGGGACGACGATAAGACCAGGCCTCTGGTCAAGTAGGGTTCCAACAAAGTGTGTGCAAGGTGGACGACCTTCTGGGAGAAGCTCTGGGACGGCCGGCCAATCCTGGACCTTCTCGTGCTGCCAGTTGTAGTCACGCTTTGCATAACGTACGCTTCTCTAACTGCGTAGATCGACTGgccctttttgttttatatttttgttttgcttattATTTGTTGGGACTCTGATCTGATGTCAAAGAGGTGTTTTTTGGTAATTTGgcattcattaaaatgttttctaatTTGTCATGTTAGGGTTCATTAGCAGTTGGATTTGATTAAATAGCCAAACCGTTGTCCATTAAATCTACACTGCCCATTAATGTGTGGTGTTGTGCCTCAGTTGTGTTAGCGCCTGTCACAGACGCCACTTGTGTTGATTTGTTACATCGAGTGAAACGGAGGCCCTTGATATCAATGTGAGACATGAGTACAAcctcaaatggctttttttttccaagggAAAGATTTTAATTAAAAGTAGGCTTGAGTTCTATAGACAATgtacaatgaaaaaagtgtACAGCTcattgaggaaaaaacaaaagctcattCTATTTGCAGTTTACATTTCTTACAGGTATCAGTGATAATTACATGATAAAAAAAGCACCAAAATGACAAACTGACCATGcatcagagagggagacataCAGAAGGCACACTTTCAATCCCACCTACCACTCACACAGCTAAAAATCCTACACATCCCTCCTCCCTGTCCACAGTGATATAGGTCTATTTTGTAAACATTGCCAACcttattttgttgtttcattgAAAATTTCTGTGAATAGTATTTCAAAGTTAGCAAAATCAATTTTTAAAAGTTATAAACTGGTGTTCGTGAAAAGTCGATCTCTTCAGATCAAATGTCTTAAGTGTAACAGAGTCCTCATTTCAGACCTGTCCATCTGTCACCAAAAGTCACTCAGTCCCAACACGTCACATGGTCATTTTATTAGACAGCGTCCCCCAAAGCCACCTTGAAGTCCAGGGCTATTATAGAGTCTTCCTCTTAGCATCTCCTCCTTGGCTTTGACTGACATCTGGACAGGAAAGATTTATGGAAATGTCAGTAAAAGGCATCAACGGACAGGAACCATTTCATGGATATCGATAgtaaaaatgaagaataaaaagGCATGCCTCCACCCACAGAAGCAGATAACCGAATAGGACAACCTAGAGACAGACAGCACCAGACACTTgggaatggggaggggggggagggttaaTGGAGCAGGCTTttgagggtggagggagggttCAGATTTTACCTGAGAAAGCGAGCTGCAAGTGAGGAGGCAGAGCAACCTGAGACCCTGCCTGGAGACTCTTATACAGATCTGAGGAGACAGGACAGGGGAACAAGGAAGGGTTGGGGAAACAAGGGAGAGAGAGCCACATGGTACGGAGGTGAAGGGTGGGTGATGACAgccaaagggaggaggagggcgggtgATGACAGccaaagggaggagggggattgAAGAGTTAGGTGGGTGAGGTGGAGTAACCAACACAAAAATTGGCATTGAAAAGggggaaagaaagcaaaaagaatggaataatgtaaaaacagaaaaatcacAAGCTCGCAtttaacacacatgtgataAAACAAATGGTGctatgacatcacacacacagtctgcagggACACCAGAACGGACAACACAGCAACGCCGGCCATTACGCCTAAACATGAATACTAAACATTACATATGGTGCCTGCCACAGATTCTTTAAATGTATGTGTGGTGCGTC
This window encodes:
- the trir gene encoding telomerase RNA component interacting RNase; the protein is MDPKRERCKAQASSSSSSSSDSSCGSPASPSGSPAPGTGSLAAGPAGNAFANDGSFMEMFKKKMEAEAKRKKDTQQTGGEARATEQGQTPVEKKPPPVTSFVGKRRGGVFLKTGMVAKKQKDETESKPGKSDAWSKYMAEVKKYKAHECGDDDKTRPLVK